The Candidatus Nezhaarchaeota archaeon genome segment GATGAGGGATAATCGACCGCTGGAGCGTAGGATGCTTCCTGTTGTACCGGCTGCCCTTGTTGTAGGAGGTGGTGTGGCTGGTATAAGAGCTGCTCTAGATATTGCTGATTCTGGCTTTACAGTGTATCTGATTGAGAGGGGGGCCAGCATTGGTGGGAATATGGCCAGGCTCGACAAGACATTCCCGACACTAGACTGCTCAATATGCATCCTTGGGCCCTTGATGAACGCTGTTGCTCAGCATCCGAACATTAGGCTGCTCACCTACAGTGAAGTTGTGTCGGTAGAGGGTAGGGTGGGAGAGTTCGTGGTGAAGATACTCAGAAAGCCGAGGTACATTAAGGAGAGTCTCTGTAAAGGGTGCCTCATATGCAT includes the following:
- a CDS encoding 4Fe-4S binding protein, giving the protein MAGIRAALDIADSGFTVYLIERGASIGGNMARLDKTFPTLDCSICILGPLMNAVAQHPNIRLLTYSEVVSVEGRVGEFVVKILRKPRYIKESLCKGCLICIAKCPARAIDEFNLKLSHRKAIYVPYPQAVPRIPVIDPDACLYLRKGICRTCEK